In Natranaerobius thermophilus JW/NM-WN-LF, the genomic stretch AGCTATCCTTACAATAGATTCTACTCCAGCATTGGCAAAAAAAGCACTAAATAAAACAGTTACCCAAACTACTAGTTTATAATTTAATTTACCATTTGTAATTCCACTAAAGAATTTGCCAGCTGTGGTTGTTAGGCCTATTGAGGTAGTTAGGCAAGCTAAAAATACACTCATCCCCAAGGCATAAGTACCAATAGAGCCTAATATTTTATCGCTCACTCCAATTAATAATTCTGTTCGATGGATCCCCTCAGAAAAAACTGCACTGGAAGTTGCTCCTAGAAACAGCAATCCACCATAAATTAATCCTAAACCTGTAGCAGCAATCATTCCTGCTCTAATTGTTATTGAAACTTGATCTGATGTGGTACTATAACCTTTTTCATTCAAACTGCTAATTATGATGGTCGCTAGAATAACCGAACCTAATGCATCCATAGTTTGATAACCTTCTGTTAAACCAGTTTTAAAGGGTGTAGCAGCCTCCATATCTACGGGATTACCTATGGGGTTTAAAATCCCACCTATAACTATTGCTCCCAGAATTGCAACTAAGATTGAAGTCAAGTATTTTCCAATCCTATCTATAACTGAAGAAGGATTGAGAACAAAATATAATGTAAGTCCAAAAAAGATAGTTGTAGTAATTATTGAAGCAATAAGTGAATCACTGAAAAATGGTACAACTCCTAGCTCAAAAGCCGTTGCTCCAGTTCTGGGAATAGCTAATAAAGGTCCAATTGCCAAAACAATCACTATTCCGAAAATTTTTCCGAAATTGGGGCTGACATTTTTTCCAAAATCATCAACAGTGCCGCCGGCTACCGAAGCTGCAATAACCCCTAACAGAGGAAGCCCTACTCCTGTTAACAAAAATCCAACTGCAGCGGGCAACCAGTCACTTCCAGAAGAATGACCTAAAAATGGCGGAAAAATCACTTACCTGCTCCTAAAAACATGGCAAAAAGAGCGAAACCGATAATGATTGTGTCAGAACTTTTCTTACTCATTATTACCCTCCTAAATGACGATTTTTAAACAATTGATCTTTAACAGTTTTAGAATTTATTAATACCCCCTTTCGTTTCTGTTCCTTTGTTCAGAACACTGTTCCTGCTAGCGATATAAAATAATTCACAGATCCTAAAATCTGTGAATTGATTTAATTGTTTGATAATTTTTTCACTTTTGAATTTCAAATAAATTATAACTCATCTTTTGTTTTTTATCAAGCTAAAATTTTAATAAATGTAATTGTTCTGTGATATTGTCACCCCTAGAATGTTCTGTGAAAATGTCACTATGACTAAAAAGGTGACATATCAAATGACCCAAGAAGAAATTAAAAAACTAAATATTATCAATCAAACAATTGATGGCTACTTAACCATTAGAGATGCAGCACGAGCTTTGAACCTCAGTGATCGACAAATTAAACGACTGAAGAAAGGAGTGCAACTAGAAGGACCCAGTTTTGTCATACATAAAAGCCGAGGTAAAAAGCCTGATCATTCTGTTCCTGAAAGTACTGAAAAACATATCATTTCTCTAAAGTTAGAAAAATACCCAAATGCAAATTTCACTCATTTTACAGAACTTTTAAACGAGCGAGAAAAAATCTCTATCAGTAGGCCAGTTGTTCATAGAATTCTTAGTAAAGCTGGAATTTCTAGTCCTAAAAAACATAAAAAGAGTAAGAGTCACCACAGACGCAAACGCAAGGACAGAATGGGACTTTTAGTACAAATAGACGCCTCACCTTATGACTGGTTTGACACTGGCTTTGATTGTGATTTACACGCTGCTATCGATGATGCCACAGGAGCTTTGCTAGGATTATTTTTTGTTGAAAATGAATGTCTTGAGGGATACTTTCAGATTATGCATCAGTTAATTTCAAACTATGGTATTCCTGCAAGTCTTTATAGCGATAAGCACACTATTTTTAGATCACCTAAATCGGACAAGCTTTCGATTGATGAACAGCTCGCAGGTAAACAAGTTAAGCCTACTCAATTTGGTGCAGCTATGGAAGAGTTAGGAGTCACTATTATACCTGCTAACTCTCCACAAGCAAAAGGACGAGTTGAAAGGCTTTTTGATACTTTACAAAGCAGACTGCCCACACTTTTTAAGCTACACAATATAACTACCATGGAGAAAGCTAATGAATTTTTACAAAAAGATTTCTTGCCTGATTTTAATAAAAGATTTGCCCTAAAGCCCGAAAATGAGCTATCGGCTTTTACCTGTTTAAATCAAGATATTAATCTTGATCATATACTTTGTTCTAAATTCAAAAGAACTGTGGACAACAGTGCCACTTTCTCTTTTGAAGGAAGTTACTATCAAATTTTAGATAAAAATAGTCAACTGGTTCCTAAATCTAAAGTTACTGTCCTATCTAATCCTAAATTTGGAGTTAAAGTAAAATATAAAGATATGGTGTTTGAAACTCAAATTGTGGACAAGCCTTCAACTACTAAAATGACCAAAAAAGTTAAAACAACGCAATCACCTAAAAATAGAATAGTCCCAGATGAAAATCACCCTTGGAGAAAACAAAGTGAAAGAACAAATCTTAACTACGACCTGACTGATCAAGAACTTTTAGATACTATACTAAATACCAGGGACCGAGTTTAAAACTCGGTCTACCTTCCTGGGGGGTGACATTTTCTCTGAACAAATTTATGCGTTTTTAGGTGACATTTTCAAAGAACATTGACAGCTAAAATTTTAATAAACCAATAGCAAATTTTGCATCCAAAACTAAGCCGGAAAAACAACTGAATTTAATGAGTTGATTTGATCTTTGTATATTTTCTAATTGTATTAAATAATCACAACCATGGTCATAAAGGAATTTGTTATTTTTTGTAGAAAAATAGTTAAGCAAGTGGAAAAATCTTAATTAAGAGCTACATTTCACCATGAACCATAAAAAATTTCTTTATCCCATAAAAAAATCTTTTCGAATAGGCTGGATGTGAAATTAAAGAGTTCAACTATCAACATTCAACTTTAACACAACCTTCAAATAAAGATAGAGGTGATCTAATAATGAAGACTAGTTTAGTTAGAATAGCCGGTACGGGAATATTATCTTTGACGATATTAATTGGTGCTAATTTTTCTAATGATATTATGGCACATGATTCTGAGGAATCGCCCCGAGAAGATAATGAAATCAGCACTCAAAATGATAACAGATTCTATCTGCACGGAGACCATTTTAGCTGGGAAATGAAAAATGGTTTACAGATAGATTATAGCTTTCCTGAAACTGAAACTAGAATCAGCGTTGAAAAAGAGACTGATAATGATGAGCTGATCAATGAAAGAAAATTTATTTTAAACATTTTTAATCCGGAAAATAATAACAAACTAGGTCAGATGGAGTTTACTGAACGAAGTTTTGAAAAAAACCATTTACAAGATAGCAGTGTAATATTCTTAGATAGTGAATTCAGAGAAGATGTTGTTTTGGAGAAAAACACCACTGTTTCAGGACAGAATAATTCTGGTTCCCAATTCAAAACTCATGAAGCATTGAATAAACTAAAAGAAATAAACGGACATGTCGCCTTTGTTGGGGATATCATTCACTTTGAAAGTTGGGAAAATTATCGCGGCTTAATTGATAAAGAGCATCCCCAGTGGAATAGACAAAGATTCACCCTCAGCCAAGGAGAGGGATTAAATACTTTTATAATCGATGCTGGTAAAATGGAGTTAGAGGAATTATCTGGTACATGTATAGAAGCTCTTAAGACATCTTATAATTATCACGGCCACCTGGAATGGCAAACAGCCCAGGGTTCATACAGACAAACCCCTCAAAGTTATTATGAGGATGAAGATCCAGAAGAGCTACCAAAAAACTTACATAATCTAAATCTTCAGGTCACTACTCCTCTTTTGATTATGGATTATACCAACTTTAGCAGTAATCCCTTGTTTGACGTCATCTTACTCAATAGTGCCCACACTATTATGGGGATGATGGGTGAAGATGGATTTTTCAGAACTGATGTAGAGGCCAATTACCTAAACAGGGCCTTCGGTATCACTGATGGATTTATCGATACCAGAATGTCCGCCGATGCTTCAATATTTTTATTAGATGCGGGAAAAGAATTTCAAAGGGAAGATTGGGTCCAAGCAGGTACAAATTATGTGGATTACTTTAATAAAGTCTTACAAAAAGATCTGGTTTATGAATTAGATGGAGGAACTTTATTCCCAGACTATTTTCACGAAGATCAGCACCAGAATAAAATCCCGGTAGCATCGCTAAATCACACTATTCACAATATCAATTACTTATTTCACTTACTGCATCACCAGAAAACATACAATCAGACTATTTTATCCCATGAAGAATACAATCAAACTGTAGATTTACTGAAGAAAATGCTTAATGGCCTCAGGGTTACAAGTGATGACTGGTTGAAAGATTCAGGTGATTTGTATTATGGGTATTCGGAAAGTCAGGGTTTTTACGGAGATGATTATCCTTTTATTACTTACCGGGATTTAAAAGTACTAAAAAGTCATTTAAAGTCAGAACTTCCGGGTGAGATTAGCTCGGAGGGATTCAAATGGGCAGTTACAAATTTATTCGAAAGTAAGCACAGTTATCTTCAGGAAAGTGATGAGTACAATTACGGAAAGATTTACGAAGACAATCTGACAGGAAGTCATATAAAAACACTACTGGGCCAGGAAGTTACCGAACAGGGATCTAAACCAATACCACGTTATGGCAGAAGCCTGGCCAGTATTCCGGTTGATATTGACTGGGAATCGGAACCTGAATTCTATTCACTGGGACGGTATCTATGGATAACGGGAGCTAATAGTATCCACGTTGAAAATTCCAGTTCAACGGGAGCAAAACAAAACCTTTCCCCTAAAACTGTTTATAAATTGTTAATTCATGATGATGAAATCACGATCAAACTAGATCAACCCAAAACTCCTGCCCCGGGAAACACTTTACTTTTACCCTCGTACAGTCCTGATCAAAGGTAAAGACTAAAAACTTATTAAACAAAGACAGGGCAGGAATAGTCGGTTAACTATTCCTGCCCTGTCTTTTTGCCTGATTAATTATACTAATTAATCAATATATATATCTACCTCTTCTCCCAGGCCATTCACTGTTAGTAAGGCATCTTTAACCATTTCGGGAGTGACTTCAAAGGGCATGTTGTGAATCATGCTACCTTCCGCACAGCTAGCCTCACCTACTTTCAACAATCGCTGTT encodes the following:
- a CDS encoding ISNCY family transposase; the protein is MFCDIVTPRMFCENVTMTKKVTYQMTQEEIKKLNIINQTIDGYLTIRDAARALNLSDRQIKRLKKGVQLEGPSFVIHKSRGKKPDHSVPESTEKHIISLKLEKYPNANFTHFTELLNEREKISISRPVVHRILSKAGISSPKKHKKSKSHHRRKRKDRMGLLVQIDASPYDWFDTGFDCDLHAAIDDATGALLGLFFVENECLEGYFQIMHQLISNYGIPASLYSDKHTIFRSPKSDKLSIDEQLAGKQVKPTQFGAAMEELGVTIIPANSPQAKGRVERLFDTLQSRLPTLFKLHNITTMEKANEFLQKDFLPDFNKRFALKPENELSAFTCLNQDINLDHILCSKFKRTVDNSATFSFEGSYYQILDKNSQLVPKSKVTVLSNPKFGVKVKYKDMVFETQIVDKPSTTKMTKKVKTTQSPKNRIVPDENHPWRKQSERTNLNYDLTDQELLDTILNTRDRV
- the brnQ gene encoding branched-chain amino acid transport system II carrier protein: MIFPPFLGHSSGSDWLPAAVGFLLTGVGLPLLGVIAASVAGGTVDDFGKNVSPNFGKIFGIVIVLAIGPLLAIPRTGATAFELGVVPFFSDSLIASIITTTIFFGLTLYFVLNPSSVIDRIGKYLTSILVAILGAIVIGGILNPIGNPVDMEAATPFKTGLTEGYQTMDALGSVILATIIISSLNEKGYSTTSDQVSITIRAGMIAATGLGLIYGGLLFLGATSSAVFSEGIHRTELLIGVSDKILGSIGTYALGMSVFLACLTTSIGLTTTAGKFFSGITNGKLNYKLVVWVTVLFSAFFANAGVESIVRIAEPILVAIYPVAIVLIIMTIFNNYIKDKVVYRGAVFGAFIVGLFDSAMLLDLELYGLESIMGNLPFAEYGVQWIVPAILFALISKLLKRGISLRTKESTDTA